One part of the Solanum dulcamara chromosome 8, daSolDulc1.2, whole genome shotgun sequence genome encodes these proteins:
- the LOC129899544 gene encoding laccase-4-like: MVGKIVEWLRILVVLTLLWPVLIQCRGNIRHYKFNVMMRNITRLCSTKPTVTVNGKFPGPTIYAKEDDTLLIKVVNQVHYNLSIHWHGVKQLRTCWADGPAYIAQCPIQPGKSYVYNFTVTEQRGTLFWHAHILWLRATVHGAIVILPKLDLPYPFSKPKKEVVIILGEWWKSDVEAVVDEATQSGLPPNISDAHTINGLPGPASTCLSQEGFNFLVEAGKKYLLRIINAALNEELFFKIAGHNLTVVEVDAAYVKPFETETILTAPGQTTNVILSANHKSGKYLMVTSPYMDSPILVNNKAATATLQYIGTNISSTIFTVPPPRNATSIAIKFMDSLKSLNSKKYPAKVPMRIDHSLFFIISLGLNSCATCYRGFRIVAAINNVTFVMPSMSLLNAHFLNKSGVFSDDFPGNPQNAFDYTGIPPENLRTMEGTRLYRLEYNSNVQLILQDTGLLSPENHPMHLHGFNFFVVGRGRGNFDPNEDYKKFNLVDPVERNTINAPSGGWVAIRFRANNPGVWFLHCHLEVHTTWGLKMAFVVDNGNGPSESLLPPPKDLPKC; the protein is encoded by the exons atgGTGGGCAAAATTGTGGAATGGCTGAGAATTTTAGTGGTGTTGACTCTCTTGTGGCCAGTGTTGATACAATGCAGAGGCAATATCCGTCATTATAAGTTCAAC GTGATGATGAGAAATATAACAAGATTATGCTCAACTAAACCTACTGTAACAGTGAATGGCAAATTTCCTGGTCCAACTATTTATGCTAAGGAAGATGATACACTACTTATAAAAGTTGTCAACCAAGTTCACTATAATCTTTCCATCCACTG GCATGGTGTGAAACAACTTCGAACGTGTTGGGCCGATGGGCCGGCCTATATAGCGCAATGTCCAATACAACCAGGAAAAAGCTATGTATACAATTTTACAGTGACAGAGCAGAGAGGAACATTGTTTTGGCATGCTCATATACTCTGGCTTAGGGCCACTGTCCATGGTGCTATTGTTATCCTCCCTAAGCTTGACTTGCCCTACCCATTCTCAAAGCCCAAAAAGGAAGTTGTCATCATTTTAG GTGAATGGTGGAAGTCAGATGTTGAAGCTGTAGTTGATGAAGCAACACAATCAGGCTTGCCACCTAATATATCTGATGCTCACACTATCAATGGCCTTCCTGGTCCTGCTTCTACCTGTTTATCACAAG AAGGATTCAATTTCCTAGTGGAAGCAGGCAAGAAATACCTACTGAGAATCATCAATGCTGCACTGAATGAAGAACTTTTCTTCAAGATTGCTGGCCACAATCTCACTGTGGTAGAAGTAGATGCTGCCTATGTTAAACCCTTTGAAACAGAGACAATTCTAACAGCTCCAGGACAAACTACTAATGTGATATTATCAGCAAATCATAAAAGTGGAAAATACTTAATGGTAACATCACCTTACATGGATTCTCCAATCTTAGTGAATAACAAGGCAGCTACTGCAACTTTACAATACATAGGCACAAACATTTCATCCACCATATTCACTGTGCCACCGCCTAGAAACGCCACCTCTATCGCGATAAAATTCATGGACTCCCTCAAAAGCTTGAATTCGAAAAAATATCCAGCAAAAGTCCCAATGAGAATTGATCATTCCCTATTTTTCATCATTAGTCTTGGGCTCAACTCTTGTGCAACATGTTACAGGGGATTTCGTATCGTCGCAGCTATCAATAATGTTACATTTGTTATGCCTAGTATGTCACTACTTAATGCACATTTTTTAAACAAAAGTGGAGTGTTCAGTGATGATTTCCCTGGAAATCCACAAAATGCCTTCGATTACACAGGGATTCCACCAGAAAATTTGAGGACAATGGAAGGGACTAGGCTTTATAGACTTGAATATAATTCTAATGTCCAATTAATATTGCAAGATACAGGATTATTGAGCCCTGAGAATCATCCAATGCATTTACAtggattcaatttttttgttgtCGGAAGAGGCAGAGGAAATTTTGATCCAAACGAAGATTATAAAAAGTTCAACCTTGTTGATCCTGTTGAGAGGAATACCATTAATGCCCCTTCTGGTGGTTGGGTTGCTATAAGGTTCCGAGCGAATAATCCAG GGGTTTGGTTTTTACATTGCCATTTGGAGGTGCACACAACATGGGGACTTAAGATGGCTTTTGTGGTAGATAATGGAAATGGGCCTAGTGAATCTCTTTTACCTCCTCCCAAAGATCTACCAAAATGTTAA
- the LOC129900322 gene encoding transcription factor DIVARICATA-like encodes MEILSPAPYLSNPSWFLDEGKSTKWTPAENKAFEDALALFDKDTPDRWQRVAEMVPGKSVGDVMRQYKELEDDVSRIEAGLITIPGYSTSPFTLEWGNSHTFDGYKQSYVVGGKRPLSNRPPEQERKKGIPWTEEEHKLFLMGLKKYGKGDWRNISRNFVFTRTPTQVASHAQKYFIRQLSGGKDKRRASIHDITTINLNDNQTLSPDYQKPTSPDQSTVISQQPKSAANAMHKMPFQWSQANNGTAMGFNSAQASLFMSPLYGGNSYGNTKMQSQSLQRGAMHEPYFGSQSMNFQLQSAHQYHQA; translated from the exons ATGGAGATTCTATCACCAGCTCCTTATCTTTCAAATCCAAGCTGGTTtcttgatgaaggaaagagcACAAAATGGACTCCAGCTGAAAACAAGGCCTTTGAGGATGCTCTTGCCTTGTTTGATAAAGATACACCAGATAGATGGCAAAGAGTTGCAGAAATGGTTCCAGGGAAATCAGTTGGTGATGTGATGAGGCAATATAAAGAATTAGAAGATGATGTGAGCAGAATAGAAGCTGGATTAATTACTATTCCTGGATATAGTACATCACCTTTTACATTAGAATGGGGGAATAGCCATACCTTTGATGGATACAAACAATCTTATGTTGTTGGAGGCAAAAGGCCTTTATCCAATAGGCCTCCAGAACAAGAGAGGAAGAAGGGTATTCCATGGACAGAGGAAGAACACAA GTTGTTTCTAATGGGGCTTAAGAAGTATGGAAAGGGGGATTGGAGGAACATCTCGCGTAACTTTGTTTTTACTAGAACTCCAACTCAAGTGGCTAGTCATGCTCAGAAGTACTTTATTAGACAACTTTCTGGTGGAAAAGATAAAAGACGGGCGAGTATTCATGACATTACAACAATAAATCTCAACGATAATCAAACGCTTTCACCAGATTACCAGAAACCAACTTCACCTGATCAATCCACTGTGATTTCCCAGCAGCCAAAATCAGCTGCCAATGCCATGCACAAAATGCCATTTCAGTGGAGTCAGGCCAATAATGGGACAGCCATGGGCTTCAATTCTGCACAAGCAAGTTTGTTCATGTCCCCTCTTTACGGAGGAAACTCTTATGGGAACACGAAAATGCAAAGCCAGAGCTTACAAAGAGGTGCTATGCATGAACCTTACTTTGGATCTCAAAGTATGAATTTTCAGCTGCAATCAGCACATCAGTACCATCAAGCATAA
- the LOC129900262 gene encoding uncharacterized protein LOC129900262 — MDCIYKDPNAPIEERVKDLLSKMTLEEKIGQMTQIERAVANPSAIRDRCIGSVLSGGGSRPFENAESGDWANMIDGFQKGAVESRLGIPIFYGTDAIHGNNNVWGATIFPHNIGLGATRDADLVRRIGVVTALETRACGSQYAFAPCVAVAKDPRWGRFYESYSEDTDVVRKMTSLVSGLQGQPPEGHPYGYPYVAGRNSVMASAKHFVGDGATENGTNEGNTIASHDDMFNIHLAPYIDCIAQGVCTVMASYSSWNGDKMHSHRYLLTEVLKEKLGFKGLLITDWEALERLTDPHDSDYRQSVKSTINAGIDIVMVPFRYELFLEKLLSLVESGEIPMTRIDDAVERILRVKFVAGLFEHPFTDRSLIDLVGCKAHRELAREAVRKSLVLLKNGKDPKKPFLPLDRTVKRILVAGTHADDLGYQCGGWTATWTGLSGRITVGTTIMDALREVLGNNTELVFEPNPTPETFASQDFSFAIVAIGEGPYCETGGDDPELKIPFNGTEIATFVSDRVPTVTILISGRPMVIEPPLLEKVDAFVAAWLPGTEGAGITDVLFGDYPFQGKLPVTWFKTVDQIPMHVHGNSNPLFPYGFGLTS, encoded by the exons ATGGATTGTATTTACAAAGATCCAAATGCACCAATtgaagaaagagtaaaagatCTACTTTCAAAAATGACACTTGAAGAGAAGATCGGTCAAATGACTCAGATCGAAAGAGCTGTTGCTAATCCTTCTGCTATTAGAGATCGTTGCATTG GGAGTGTTTTGAGTGGAGGTGGAAGTAGACCTTTTGAGAATGCAGAATCAGGTGATTGGGCTAATATGATTGATGGGTTTCAAAAGGGTGCAGTTGAGTCCAGGCTTGGCATTCCTATTTTCTATGGAACTGATGCTATTCATGGCAATAATAATGTTTGGGGTGCCACTATTTTTCCTCACAACATTGGGCTTGGTGCCACCAG AGATGCTGATTTAGTAAGAAGGATTGGAGTGGTGACTGCACTTGAAACCAGGGCGTGTGGATCTCAGTATGCTTTTGCTCCTTGTGTTGCT GTTGCCAAAGACCCTAGATGGGGAAGATTTTACGAGAGTTACAGTGAAGATACTGATGTTGTCAGAAAGATGACTTCCCTTGTCTCGGGCTTGCAAGGTCAGCCACCAGAAGGACATCCATATGGCTACCCTTATGTTGCTGGGAG AAATTCTGTCATGGCAAGTGCAAAGCATTTTGTTGGTGATGGAGCAACTGAGAATGGTACAAATGAAGGAAATACAATAGCATCGCATGATGATATGTTTAATATCCACCTAGCACCATATATAGACTGTATCGCCCAAGGAGTTTGCACTGTTATGGCCTCCTACTCCAGCTGGAATGGAGACAAAATGCACTCTCATCGATATCTTTTAACAGAGGTCTTGAAAGAAAAGCTTGGATTCAAG GGTCTCTTGATTACAGACTGGGAGGCACTTGAACGGCTTACTGACCCTCATGATTCTGATTATCGTCAATCAGTCAAGTCAACCATTAATGCTGGAATTGATATA GTAATGGTGCCATTTAGATATGAACTATTTTTGGAGAAGCTGCTATCACTTGTAGAATCAGGGGAGATACCGATGACCAGGATAGATGATGCTGTTGAAAGAATCTTGAGAGTCAAATTTGTTGCTGGACTATTTGAACATCCATTTACAGATAGATCATTGATAGATTTGGTTGGTTGCAAG GCACATAGAGAGCTAGCACGTGAAGCTGTTCGCAAATCCTTAGTTTTGTTGAAAAATGGGAAAGATCCAAAGAAACCATTTCTTCCTCTAGATAGGACTGTCAAAAGGATCCTCGTTGCTGGAACTCATGCTGATGATCTTGGGTACCAGTGTGGAGGATGGACAGCTACATGGACAGGACTCAGTGGCAGAATCACAGTTG GCACAACCATAATGGATGCATTACGGGAGGTGTTGGGAAACAACACTGAGTTAGTGTTTGAGCCAAATCCAACGCCAGAAACTTTTGCTAGTCAAGACTTCTCTTTTGCTATTGTGGCGATTGGTGAGGGTCCATATTGTGAAACTGGTGGTGATGATCCAGAGCTAAAAATTCCATTTAATGGAACAGAAATTGCAACTTTTGTTTCTGACAGAGTTCCCACTGTGACAATTCTCATTTCTGGAAGACCTATGGTTATAGAACCACCTCTCCTGGAAAAAGTAGATGCATTTGTTGCAGCTTGGTTGCCTGGAACTGAAGGAGCCGGAATCACAGATGTCCTATTTGGAGACTATCCATTTCAAGGGAAACTACCTGTGACATGGTTTAAAACTGTGGATCAAATTCCAATGCATGTTCACGGGAATTCCAATCCTCTATTCCCTTACGGATTTGGGCTTACATCCTAA